A stretch of the Methylacidiphilum caldifontis genome encodes the following:
- the treY gene encoding malto-oligosyltrehalose synthase — MRIPLSSYRVQLNSSFNFEKLQAIIEYISLLGITDIYASPITKAKPGSTHGYDVVDHSVINPELGDDSAFEQLVYAIKEKGMGWIQDFVPNHMAYSKENSLLMDIFEHGPYSRYYEFFDIEWNHPYESLRGRVLAPFLGPHYGEALLKGEITLGFESGSFYVRYYNIQFPLKIESYATILTSVLDNIRRRVETKDPDYLKLLGVVYTIKNISSSGSTEERLEQVSFIKYELNELYTKNSLIRVCMDRTIELFNSKDKTEPEHFLLMDKLLSEQYFRFSHWRVASEEINYRRFFTINDLISLRMEKEEVFEEAHSFIFRLIEEGKITGLRIDHIDGLLDPEKYLVMLRRRVPATYTIVEKILRPLKETLPIRWQAEGTTGYDFLALLTQLFCNPENGPILDRIYSQFTGIDQDYEDLLREKKRFVIGRRLAGDLDRIALILHSLCSRLWFGPDVTIYGIRRALVEVLSCFPVYRTYISDGQMSKQDKMFLEEAVGIAKQTLPELSIELDFILKFFLRQIEHSFSESEEKDRENFIKRFQQLSCPLMAKGLEDCLFYVYNRLLSLNEVGNDPSIFGICSETFHSFLTERAIWWPFTFNATSTHDTKRGEDARARINVLSEIPLEWEKVLYQWREINKADKSRLGNILVPDANAEYFIYQCLVGHLPFDLTLIDQFLNRFKQYFVKASREATSFSGWQNPNTVYEEKCCKFIESLLNPNNTRFWDAFIPFQKKIAHFGIINSLSQLVLKLSAPGIPDFYQGTELWDFSFVDPDNRRPIDFDTRKKILAQFLAIKDEAFFVQEMLKNYTDGRIKLWITYKGLQARKKFPEVFCSKSYIPLIIKGSKSRNGFAFLRCFENKWALVVVPKFCTELCQEGEFPMGQEIWQDTAVFLPEDAPVEWVSLIAEEGVRKWEKKVRIAEALNILPVGMWYGEGKKM, encoded by the coding sequence ATGAGAATTCCACTCTCTTCCTATAGGGTACAGTTAAATAGTTCCTTTAATTTCGAAAAACTACAGGCAATTATCGAATATATCTCTTTGTTGGGAATAACGGATATCTATGCTTCTCCTATCACTAAAGCCAAACCGGGGAGTACCCATGGTTATGATGTCGTTGACCACAGCGTTATAAACCCTGAATTAGGGGATGATTCTGCATTTGAACAGCTTGTCTATGCCATAAAAGAAAAAGGCATGGGATGGATTCAAGACTTCGTTCCTAACCACATGGCCTATAGCAAGGAAAACAGCTTGCTTATGGATATTTTCGAACATGGTCCCTATTCCCGTTATTATGAATTTTTTGATATTGAATGGAATCATCCTTATGAATCTCTAAGAGGAAGGGTCTTAGCTCCTTTTCTTGGTCCACATTATGGGGAAGCTCTACTTAAGGGTGAGATTACCTTAGGATTTGAATCGGGTTCTTTTTACGTCCGCTATTATAACATTCAGTTTCCGCTTAAAATAGAAAGTTATGCGACTATTCTTACTTCTGTCCTCGATAATATCCGAAGAAGGGTAGAGACTAAAGATCCAGATTATCTTAAACTTTTGGGTGTTGTCTATACCATTAAAAATATCAGTTCTTCGGGATCAACTGAAGAACGTTTAGAACAGGTCTCTTTCATAAAGTATGAGCTTAATGAATTGTATACTAAAAATTCTCTTATTAGGGTTTGCATGGATCGAACGATAGAGCTTTTCAATTCGAAAGATAAGACAGAGCCCGAACATTTCCTGCTGATGGATAAGCTGCTTTCCGAACAATATTTTCGCTTTTCTCACTGGAGAGTGGCTTCCGAAGAGATCAACTATAGAAGGTTTTTTACTATTAATGATCTTATTTCCCTACGCATGGAAAAAGAAGAAGTATTTGAAGAAGCCCACAGCTTTATATTCAGGTTGATCGAAGAGGGAAAAATCACTGGTTTGCGTATCGATCACATTGATGGACTACTTGATCCAGAAAAATATTTAGTCATGCTTCGACGTCGGGTTCCGGCTACATATACTATCGTTGAAAAGATCCTGCGTCCCTTAAAAGAAACCCTTCCTATCAGATGGCAAGCTGAAGGAACTACAGGGTATGATTTTTTAGCCCTTTTGACCCAACTTTTCTGTAATCCCGAAAACGGTCCGATCTTAGATAGGATATATAGTCAGTTTACGGGAATTGATCAAGATTATGAAGATCTTTTACGGGAAAAGAAAAGGTTTGTTATAGGGCGAAGACTTGCAGGTGATCTTGATCGGATTGCACTTATTCTACATTCTCTTTGCTCTCGGTTATGGTTTGGCCCCGATGTAACCATTTATGGAATACGTAGAGCACTCGTTGAAGTTCTTTCCTGTTTTCCTGTGTATCGCACCTACATTTCCGATGGTCAAATGAGTAAGCAGGACAAGATGTTTTTGGAGGAAGCGGTTGGCATAGCTAAACAGACCCTGCCTGAACTATCCATTGAACTCGATTTTATCCTTAAATTTTTTTTACGGCAGATTGAACATTCTTTTTCTGAAAGTGAAGAAAAGGATCGTGAAAATTTTATCAAGCGTTTTCAACAACTTAGCTGTCCGCTTATGGCAAAAGGTTTGGAAGACTGCCTGTTTTATGTTTATAACAGGCTACTTTCCCTTAATGAGGTGGGTAATGATCCTTCAATTTTCGGTATCTGTTCGGAAACTTTCCATTCTTTTTTAACCGAAAGAGCTATTTGGTGGCCTTTTACTTTTAATGCGACCTCTACCCATGATACCAAAAGGGGAGAAGATGCTCGAGCAAGAATAAATGTCTTATCCGAAATTCCTTTAGAATGGGAAAAGGTCCTCTATCAATGGAGAGAAATTAATAAAGCAGACAAATCAAGACTTGGAAATATTTTAGTACCTGATGCTAATGCTGAATATTTTATCTATCAATGTTTGGTTGGCCATCTGCCTTTTGATTTAACTCTAATCGATCAATTTTTAAACCGTTTTAAGCAGTATTTTGTAAAAGCAAGCAGAGAAGCAACTAGCTTTTCTGGATGGCAAAATCCAAATACTGTCTATGAAGAAAAGTGTTGTAAGTTTATTGAATCATTATTAAATCCCAACAATACCCGATTTTGGGATGCTTTTATTCCTTTTCAAAAAAAGATCGCTCATTTTGGTATCATAAACTCCCTTTCACAGCTTGTTTTGAAGCTTTCTGCTCCTGGAATACCCGATTTTTATCAGGGTACTGAACTTTGGGACTTTTCTTTTGTCGATCCTGATAACCGTCGTCCTATAGATTTTGATACCAGAAAAAAAATCCTTGCCCAATTTTTGGCCATCAAAGATGAGGCGTTTTTCGTGCAAGAAATGCTCAAAAATTATACGGATGGTCGAATAAAGTTGTGGATTACCTACAAGGGGTTGCAGGCGAGGAAAAAATTTCCAGAGGTTTTCTGCTCCAAGTCTTATATTCCTTTGATCATCAAGGGATCAAAATCCCGAAATGGATTTGCCTTTTTAAGGTGTTTTGAAAATAAGTGGGCTTTGGTTGTTGTCCCAAAGTTTTGTACGGAGCTATGCCAGGAAGGAGAGTTTCCTATGGGCCAAGAGATCTGGCAAGATACCGCTGTCTTTTTGCCTGAAGATGCTCCTGTGGAATGGGTATCTTTAATTGCAGAGGAGGGTGTAAGAAAGTGGGAAAAAAAAGTAAGGATAGCAGAGGCCTTAAATATTTTGCCTGTTGGTATGTGGTATGGAGAAGGAAAAAAAATGTAA
- a CDS encoding HAMP domain-containing sensor histidine kinase — protein MKISWRIKVATLFLFLIVTILGFEMVWITTFSLKNIQQIRLYSEKIHILNDIKLLGYKLLKETADYVDGQQPYDKADFFRFSRQIEQKLTDLAPLFSDREEKSTFLIVKNQWTDLQKSSLALIKCLDEEKNREIVKAKKEELEKIGYSQFDKSIEDFQNKAYIKAIETIENKEKELVQFIRTLLPLSFFFSAITLWLVYRWQNRGITQPLQRLIETIEKAMADPQKILLPSFPGEIGKLSEAFAHLFEKIDSFQAKLIESEKAASIGATVAAVAHGIKNPLSSIRALAEVSLLQENQDESSKATFKEIIKETDTLNKRINHLLSYTKPSVPNRCLTRLNELLNTLLPSIARTLPKDISLNLSLDPSLPLIMIDPAQIEQVIIELISNAINASTKGGAITISTFYYPTPVEKVVLEIIDQGKGIPPYAQDKLFQPFFTTSAQGSGLGLAIAKRYTEQNDGMLTIKSVEAKGTTARIEFRAAKS, from the coding sequence ATGAAGATCAGCTGGAGAATTAAGGTCGCCACTTTGTTTTTATTTCTCATCGTGACCATTCTTGGTTTTGAGATGGTTTGGATCACTACTTTTTCGTTGAAAAACATCCAGCAGATACGGCTGTATTCTGAAAAAATCCACATCTTAAACGATATTAAGCTACTGGGCTATAAATTACTTAAAGAAACAGCTGATTATGTCGATGGCCAACAGCCATACGACAAAGCCGATTTTTTCCGATTCAGCCGCCAGATTGAACAAAAACTTACAGATTTGGCTCCTCTCTTTTCAGACAGAGAGGAAAAATCTACTTTTCTAATCGTTAAAAACCAATGGACAGATCTCCAAAAATCGAGTTTGGCTTTAATAAAATGCCTCGATGAAGAAAAAAATAGGGAAATAGTGAAAGCCAAAAAAGAAGAGCTAGAAAAAATAGGTTATTCCCAATTTGATAAATCGATTGAAGATTTTCAAAACAAAGCCTATATAAAGGCCATAGAAACCATAGAAAACAAGGAAAAAGAGTTAGTTCAATTTATCCGGACCTTACTGCCTTTAAGTTTTTTTTTTAGTGCCATTACCTTATGGCTTGTATATAGGTGGCAAAACCGGGGCATAACCCAGCCATTGCAAAGACTGATCGAAACGATTGAGAAAGCGATGGCGGATCCTCAAAAAATTCTTTTACCCTCTTTTCCTGGAGAAATAGGAAAGTTGTCAGAAGCCTTTGCTCACCTTTTTGAAAAGATTGACAGCTTTCAAGCTAAACTAATTGAATCCGAAAAAGCAGCTTCGATTGGTGCAACAGTTGCAGCGGTTGCACACGGAATTAAAAACCCACTTTCTAGTATAAGAGCTCTTGCAGAAGTCTCCCTCCTTCAAGAAAACCAGGATGAATCTTCAAAGGCAACCTTCAAAGAAATTATTAAAGAAACCGACACCCTCAATAAAAGAATAAACCATCTTCTTTCTTATACAAAACCTTCGGTGCCCAATCGATGTCTTACCCGGCTTAATGAGCTGTTAAATACTCTTCTTCCCAGTATTGCTCGAACATTACCCAAGGACATATCCCTCAACCTGAGTCTTGATCCTTCCCTTCCATTAATTATGATTGATCCCGCACAAATCGAGCAGGTCATCATTGAACTGATATCCAATGCGATTAACGCTTCTACAAAGGGTGGAGCCATAACAATATCTACCTTTTATTATCCTACTCCCGTTGAAAAAGTCGTTCTAGAAATCATCGATCAAGGTAAAGGTATTCCTCCTTATGCCCAGGACAAGCTATTCCAGCCCTTTTTTACGACTTCTGCTCAAGGTAGCGGTCTTGGACTGGCGATAGCCAAAAGATATACGGAACAAAATGATGGGATGCTCACCATAAAAAGTGTTGAGGCTAAAGGCACAACGGCAAGAATTGAATTTAGAGCAGCTAAGAGCTAA
- a CDS encoding sigma-54-dependent transcriptional regulator: MSLSILLVEDEKNFALSLKRFLEGKGQEVYVCFDGEKGFNQFLELNPEVLLVDCRLPGMGGIELLKKAKELNPDLYSIVFTAFGSIEDAVEVMKLGSFDYIQKPIDLQRLGQLILKIEENVRLKREIDYYRKKEETSLIGSSQAIAQVKESIHKLASLSTTKTPPTVLITGETGTGKDVVARLLHRHSSRSKKPFIHVNCISLPENLVEDELFGHDQGAFTGAKNAKPGLMEAADGGALFLDEIGDLPYNLQGKLLTALETKKIRRLGSVKDRKTDVWIIAATNRNLFEKVNQGSFRQDLLFRLNVVSIYLPPLRDRKEDIPDLCHHFLKKFSIHYGKNIEGFKEEVIEIFLRYSWPGNVRELSHKIEQAVLWCEENLISLKHIRAGIKNDFNEIPSPKGDPIEKRTIVEELLQTKISLKELESELIKLALEKTEGNLSQTAKLLGVTRDWLRYRMEKKLLDA, encoded by the coding sequence ATGAGTCTTTCGATCCTTCTTGTTGAAGATGAAAAAAATTTTGCCCTTTCCTTGAAACGTTTTCTGGAAGGTAAAGGTCAAGAAGTATATGTGTGTTTCGATGGAGAGAAAGGATTCAATCAGTTTTTAGAGCTAAATCCAGAGGTTCTCCTCGTTGACTGTCGTCTTCCTGGAATGGGAGGGATAGAGCTGCTTAAAAAAGCCAAAGAACTCAATCCCGATCTTTACTCTATCGTTTTTACCGCTTTTGGATCTATTGAAGATGCAGTGGAGGTGATGAAATTAGGATCTTTTGATTACATTCAAAAACCTATTGATCTGCAGAGGCTTGGACAACTGATCTTAAAAATCGAAGAAAATGTAAGGTTAAAAAGAGAAATCGACTACTATAGGAAAAAAGAAGAAACTTCCCTTATAGGTTCTTCACAAGCCATCGCTCAAGTCAAAGAGTCGATCCATAAACTTGCTTCTTTATCCACCACCAAAACTCCACCAACAGTTCTGATCACCGGAGAAACGGGCACGGGAAAAGATGTTGTGGCCCGGCTGCTTCATAGGCATAGTTCACGCAGCAAGAAACCTTTCATCCATGTTAACTGTATTTCTTTACCTGAAAATCTTGTTGAAGATGAGCTCTTTGGACACGACCAAGGAGCTTTTACAGGAGCTAAAAACGCCAAGCCAGGCTTAATGGAAGCGGCTGATGGAGGCGCCCTATTCCTTGATGAAATAGGAGATCTTCCCTATAATTTGCAAGGTAAATTATTAACCGCACTCGAAACCAAGAAAATTCGTCGGCTTGGAAGTGTCAAAGACCGGAAAACAGATGTCTGGATTATTGCTGCAACAAACAGAAATCTTTTCGAGAAAGTCAATCAAGGTAGTTTTCGACAAGATCTACTCTTTCGGCTCAACGTCGTTTCAATCTATTTGCCCCCTCTAAGAGACAGGAAAGAAGACATACCTGATCTTTGCCATCACTTTCTTAAAAAATTTTCCATCCACTACGGGAAAAATATTGAAGGGTTCAAAGAGGAAGTGATCGAAATTTTTCTCCGGTACAGTTGGCCTGGAAACGTACGGGAACTTTCTCATAAAATCGAACAAGCTGTTTTATGGTGCGAAGAAAATCTCATTAGCCTCAAACATATAAGAGCTGGAATCAAAAATGATTTTAATGAAATTCCCTCCCCAAAGGGGGATCCTATAGAGAAAAGAACGATCGTCGAAGAACTCCTTCAAACAAAAATTTCTTTAAAAGAACTTGAGTCAGAACTCATAAAATTAGCTCTGGAAAAGACCGAAGGCAACCTATCCCAGACCGCCAAGCTTCTTGGGGTAACGCGAGATTGGTTACGATATAGAATGGAAAAGAAATTACTGGATGCTTAA
- the treZ gene encoding malto-oligosyltrehalose trehalohydrolase → MNNLVENIIPVGAIPSSDEIHFTVWGPFLHDCKVHLYEPQETVIPMEKNKRGYWNSVFKITEHHQKITYKYLINEKEEYPDPASRYQPFGVHERSEVIQFDNTQNPQDYSLRPKLEDYVIYELHVGTFTPQGTFEAIIPRIAKLKDLGVNSIEIMPVAQFPGKRNWGYDGVYPFAVQNSYGGPWGLRKLVNHCHQMGIAVILDVVYNHLGPEGNYLSKFGPYFTSKYKTPWGEAINYDDAFCDEVRNYFIYNALYWFTEFDIDALRLDAIHAIYDESAYLFLEELADKVKEYDLKTNQTHFLIVESDRNDPRFIYPKAEGGYSLHAQWCDDFHHALHAYITGEKNGYYADFGSLAQLAKAYQQGYVMDGCYSSYRKRKHGRKPQKANRGQLIVFSQNHDQVGNRFRGERLSILVSFEELKIIAALTLFSGFIPLLFMGEEYGEKNPFCYFVDHGDPALLQAVREGRKREFQAFYGDQDGYDPTIEETFKKSIIQWELHQKDKHALLWSVYKECLTLRKKLKILQPLSNISPKVYFNEKEKIFSFLFENEEEKIIGLTNFDCVERTFVVDQRLEPLEKMLDLAEEKWSGLGSLSPSRLIGENLSVGVNPKNFVLYYNHKDLA, encoded by the coding sequence ATGAACAATCTTGTCGAAAACATCATTCCCGTGGGAGCGATTCCGAGTAGCGATGAAATTCATTTTACCGTCTGGGGACCTTTTCTCCATGACTGCAAGGTTCATCTTTATGAACCGCAAGAGACCGTAATTCCCATGGAAAAAAACAAGAGGGGTTACTGGAATAGCGTTTTTAAAATTACTGAACATCACCAAAAAATAACCTACAAATACCTGATTAATGAAAAGGAAGAATATCCTGATCCAGCTTCAAGATATCAACCCTTTGGAGTTCATGAACGTTCAGAGGTTATTCAGTTTGATAATACACAAAATCCGCAGGACTATTCCCTAAGACCCAAACTAGAGGATTACGTGATCTACGAACTCCATGTTGGGACGTTCACTCCACAAGGGACTTTCGAAGCAATAATTCCTAGGATTGCCAAATTGAAAGACTTAGGAGTTAACAGCATTGAAATCATGCCTGTAGCCCAATTTCCAGGAAAAAGAAACTGGGGCTACGATGGGGTTTATCCTTTTGCTGTACAAAATAGTTATGGGGGGCCATGGGGGCTTAGAAAACTTGTAAACCATTGTCATCAAATGGGCATAGCGGTTATTTTAGATGTAGTTTACAATCATCTTGGTCCTGAAGGTAATTATCTGTCCAAATTCGGTCCTTATTTTACATCCAAATATAAAACTCCTTGGGGAGAGGCGATTAATTATGATGATGCTTTTTGTGATGAAGTCAGAAATTATTTCATATACAATGCACTCTACTGGTTTACTGAGTTCGATATTGATGCTTTGCGGCTAGATGCCATTCATGCCATTTACGATGAGAGTGCCTATCTTTTTCTTGAAGAGTTGGCAGATAAAGTCAAAGAATATGATCTGAAAACTAACCAAACTCATTTTTTAATTGTTGAAAGCGATAGGAACGATCCCCGGTTCATCTATCCAAAAGCAGAGGGTGGATATTCATTGCATGCTCAATGGTGTGATGATTTTCATCATGCACTTCATGCCTACATCACCGGTGAAAAAAACGGTTATTATGCCGATTTCGGCTCCCTTGCTCAGTTGGCAAAAGCTTATCAGCAAGGTTACGTTATGGATGGTTGTTATTCTTCTTATCGTAAGCGCAAACATGGTAGAAAGCCGCAAAAGGCAAACAGAGGGCAGTTGATCGTTTTTTCTCAAAATCATGATCAAGTGGGAAACCGTTTTAGGGGAGAAAGACTTTCCATCCTCGTCAGTTTTGAAGAACTCAAGATCATAGCCGCTTTAACCCTTTTCTCTGGTTTCATACCTCTTCTGTTTATGGGTGAAGAATATGGAGAAAAAAATCCTTTCTGCTATTTTGTAGATCATGGAGATCCTGCTCTTCTCCAGGCGGTTCGAGAAGGAAGAAAAAGAGAATTCCAAGCTTTTTATGGAGATCAAGATGGATATGACCCTACGATAGAGGAAACATTTAAAAAGTCTATCATTCAATGGGAACTCCATCAAAAGGATAAACATGCACTCCTCTGGTCAGTGTATAAGGAATGTCTAACCCTGCGAAAAAAGCTTAAAATCCTTCAACCTCTCTCCAATATATCTCCAAAGGTTTATTTTAACGAAAAAGAAAAAATCTTTTCTTTTCTATTTGAAAACGAAGAAGAAAAAATCATTGGGCTGACCAATTTTGACTGCGTTGAAAGAACATTTGTTGTTGATCAGAGGTTAGAGCCTCTAGAAAAAATGCTTGATCTAGCAGAAGAAAAATGGAGTGGCCTCGGCTCCCTCTCTCCCAGTCGATTAATCGGAGAAAACCTTTCTGTTGGGGTTAATCCTAAAAATTTTGTGCTTTATTACAACCACAAAGATCTAGCTTAA
- the treS gene encoding maltose alpha-D-glucosyltransferase — translation MENPRLDEEKKKNLPLEKSVYSPPPLWWKEAVIYEVHVKSFFDGNNDGIGDFLGLTQKLDYIQSLGVNAIWLLPFYPSPLKDDGYDISDYCSIHPDYGELKDFNTFLNEAHKRALRVIIELVINHTSDQHPWFQRARVSPPGSLYRNYYVWSDNPEKYKEARIIFKDFESSNWAWDPVAKAYYWHRFYSHQPDLNFDNPEVKKEIFKILDFWLSMGVDGLRLDAVPYLFEREGTSCENLPETHNFLKELRSYVDNHYENRMLLAEANQWPEEAVAYFGNGDECHMAFHFPLMPRIFMAMRMEDNYPIVDILELTPPIPDNCQWATFLRNHDELTLEMVTDEERDYMYRVYALESRARLNLGIRRRLAPLLDNNRKKRELIFMILFSLMGSPIIYYGDEIGMGDNIYLGDRNGVRTPMQWSGEKNGGFSKANPQQLYLPLVIDPEYHYTAVNVELQQNNLSSFLWWIRRVIAMRKKYSAFSRGTIEMLNQNNPKVLAFIRKHNQDSILVVINLSRFTQVTEITLSNYHGYIPTEIFGKASLPKISENPLLFVLSPYAYFWFSLNPADESSPNRLQRFSSISLENIPSPSFWLSMGGERFASQIIPLYLSLFKWFNYLGKTLLRVEVKEAIELNTLRFLGGDIQFVLFWFYYDTGNPEPFILFLKSVYKKEAEAIEKINPQWIFCKFKENDQEGILIDAMHEPTFRSWILDWIASARQINLAEGKLISKPSPKLEELLSKGKLPVQSQILPEIQRNFLVNFENKIICKFYRPLNEGINPEIEILEYLEKESSVPFFPSYLGRAEFLSTDKTTYSFCLIQEYVPNQGDGWQLTVDSLSRFFERVVEAKALFFSPSDLLKVPSLNWPAECKEILEGTYFEKLRLIAEKTALMHNCLSNQPHHPDFSAEPINPWYQRSLFQSAMEYLLRIQRRLSKNEKEKKSEPLSKFLEKISSIEDQLHQILIPGNYGQKIRIHGDFHLQQLLYTGKDFVIIDFEGESELPFSQRKLKKTAFKDVASMIFSLFLAAYSALDASLLISQDRLWLEEIALCWHRYAASVFVNRYLELIRPDLIPAEKEAKERLLYFCMLERVLYEIEYSLKRSLLKEVSTLCKAVLSFMNYPLNLVE, via the coding sequence ATGGAAAACCCTCGATTAGATGAAGAAAAAAAGAAAAATTTGCCTTTGGAAAAATCAGTATATTCCCCACCCCCTTTATGGTGGAAAGAGGCGGTCATTTATGAGGTTCATGTTAAATCGTTTTTTGATGGGAATAACGACGGTATAGGGGATTTTTTAGGATTAACCCAAAAATTAGATTACATTCAATCTCTTGGAGTTAATGCAATCTGGTTATTGCCTTTTTATCCTTCGCCTTTGAAGGATGACGGATACGATATTTCAGATTACTGTTCTATTCATCCGGATTATGGAGAGCTCAAAGATTTCAATACGTTTTTAAATGAAGCCCATAAAAGAGCTTTAAGAGTTATCATAGAACTTGTCATAAATCATACTTCAGATCAACATCCTTGGTTTCAAAGAGCAAGGGTATCTCCTCCGGGAAGTCTGTACAGAAACTATTATGTATGGAGCGATAATCCTGAAAAATACAAGGAAGCTCGAATCATCTTTAAAGACTTCGAGTCTTCAAACTGGGCTTGGGATCCTGTAGCTAAGGCCTACTATTGGCACCGGTTTTATTCTCATCAACCTGATTTAAATTTCGACAATCCTGAAGTGAAGAAAGAAATTTTTAAAATACTCGATTTTTGGCTTAGCATGGGAGTTGATGGCTTACGATTGGATGCCGTTCCCTATCTTTTTGAAAGAGAGGGAACAAGTTGCGAAAATCTTCCTGAAACTCATAATTTTCTCAAGGAACTGCGAAGCTACGTTGATAATCATTACGAAAATCGAATGTTGCTTGCCGAAGCCAACCAATGGCCTGAAGAAGCCGTTGCTTATTTTGGCAATGGAGATGAGTGTCACATGGCTTTCCATTTTCCATTAATGCCCAGAATATTCATGGCGATGCGGATGGAAGACAATTATCCCATTGTTGATATTCTGGAGCTTACTCCCCCTATACCCGATAACTGCCAGTGGGCGACTTTTTTACGGAACCACGATGAGTTAACCCTTGAAATGGTGACTGACGAAGAAAGAGATTATATGTATAGGGTTTATGCACTGGAATCCCGGGCACGCTTAAATCTTGGAATTCGAAGAAGGCTTGCCCCACTTCTTGATAATAACAGGAAAAAAAGAGAGCTTATTTTTATGATCCTCTTTTCGCTCATGGGTTCCCCAATTATTTACTACGGTGATGAGATAGGGATGGGAGATAACATTTATCTAGGAGATCGGAATGGGGTAAGGACTCCCATGCAATGGTCAGGGGAAAAAAACGGGGGATTTTCAAAAGCTAACCCTCAACAGCTTTACCTTCCCCTTGTTATCGATCCAGAATATCATTACACAGCGGTAAATGTGGAACTGCAGCAAAACAATCTCTCTTCTTTTCTTTGGTGGATCAGGCGTGTGATAGCCATGCGCAAAAAATATTCGGCTTTTAGCCGAGGAACCATTGAAATGCTCAATCAAAACAATCCTAAGGTGTTAGCCTTCATTAGAAAACACAACCAGGACAGTATTCTTGTAGTGATCAACCTTTCTCGCTTTACTCAAGTGACAGAAATTACGCTGAGCAACTACCATGGATACATTCCCACTGAAATATTTGGCAAAGCTTCCCTGCCCAAAATATCTGAAAACCCTCTTCTCTTTGTGTTATCGCCCTATGCCTATTTCTGGTTTTCTCTCAATCCTGCCGATGAATCTTCCCCCAACCGCCTGCAGCGATTCTCCAGCATATCATTGGAAAATATTCCATCTCCGTCATTCTGGCTGAGCATGGGAGGCGAAAGATTTGCATCCCAAATCATACCTTTATACCTATCGTTGTTTAAGTGGTTTAATTATCTGGGCAAAACACTTCTAAGGGTTGAAGTCAAGGAAGCAATAGAACTTAACACGTTGCGGTTCCTAGGCGGAGACATCCAATTCGTGCTCTTTTGGTTTTATTATGATACAGGTAATCCTGAGCCTTTCATCCTGTTTTTGAAATCTGTTTATAAAAAGGAGGCCGAAGCTATAGAAAAGATAAACCCGCAGTGGATCTTTTGTAAATTCAAGGAGAATGATCAGGAAGGTATCCTTATCGATGCCATGCACGAACCTACTTTTCGTTCATGGATTCTTGATTGGATAGCATCAGCCAGGCAGATCAACTTGGCCGAAGGCAAACTCATATCCAAGCCTTCTCCAAAACTTGAAGAGCTTCTCAGTAAAGGAAAACTGCCTGTCCAATCCCAGATCCTTCCTGAAATCCAAAGAAACTTTTTGGTCAACTTCGAAAACAAAATAATATGCAAATTTTACAGGCCGCTCAATGAAGGGATAAATCCTGAGATTGAAATTCTGGAATATCTGGAAAAGGAAAGTTCAGTTCCCTTTTTTCCCAGTTACCTGGGAAGAGCCGAATTTCTTTCTACAGATAAAACAACTTATTCTTTCTGCCTTATTCAGGAGTATGTCCCCAATCAAGGAGATGGTTGGCAACTGACGGTTGATTCTCTTAGTCGATTTTTTGAAAGAGTGGTAGAGGCCAAAGCCCTATTTTTTTCTCCAAGCGATCTTCTTAAAGTTCCCTCCCTGAATTGGCCTGCTGAATGCAAAGAGATCTTAGAAGGAACGTACTTTGAAAAACTTAGGCTCATTGCAGAAAAGACGGCTTTAATGCACAACTGTCTTTCAAACCAACCCCATCATCCCGACTTTTCAGCTGAGCCCATTAACCCTTGGTATCAACGCAGCCTGTTTCAATCAGCGATGGAATACCTCCTGCGCATTCAAAGAAGGCTATCAAAAAATGAAAAGGAAAAGAAGAGTGAGCCCCTATCAAAGTTTCTTGAAAAAATCAGTTCTATTGAAGATCAACTTCATCAGATCCTTATTCCTGGAAATTATGGGCAAAAAATCCGAATTCATGGAGATTTTCATCTACAACAACTCCTTTATACCGGAAAGGACTTTGTCATCATCGATTTTGAAGGAGAATCTGAACTGCCCTTTAGCCAAAGAAAACTTAAGAAAACGGCTTTCAAAGATGTAGCCAGCATGATTTTTTCTCTTTTTTTGGCTGCTTATTCAGCTCTCGACGCCTCCCTATTGATCTCTCAAGACAGGTTATGGCTTGAAGAAATAGCTCTTTGCTGGCATCGATACGCGGCTTCGGTATTTGTTAATCGCTATCTTGAACTCATTCGTCCAGATCTTATCCCCGCTGAAAAGGAAGCAAAAGAAAGATTGCTTTATTTTTGCATGTTGGAAAGAGTTCTTTACGAGATAGAATACTCCTTGAAAAGATCTTTGCTAAAAGAAGTATCAACTTTGTGTAAAGCTGTGCTTTCTTTTATGAATTATCCTTTAAATCTTGTTGAATGA